A single region of the Hoeflea prorocentri genome encodes:
- a CDS encoding GNAT family N-acetyltransferase, protein MRKPVEATSFSIQCNREIEPLEPVWRALEAAPECSIHQTYDWCRGWIEETGATPLIITATYTSGARSGETAFILPLCITRSGPFRIARYIATPFNNVNFGVFSTHFLDDANPATMLAIRKQIAQLPLGVDYVFLDRQPRAWHGYVHPFSHWPHVENQNPTFQATLDGGFDAVLSRGNAKRRRKKFRISERRLDELGGYDYIRARTPDEAGDLLEEFFNQKAARFAFMGLPDVFDDAKIKSYFRRLAQESVGQDRKTIEMYAIRLRNRDGFLCAIAALSTKGRDVICQFSSIAIGPTEAASPGELLFYLVIRDACESGAHTFDFGVGDEQFKRSWCDVETTHYDTFVAITPLGHIGALAARLSTDIKRFTKHHPAIFKLAKAIRLWVTNR, encoded by the coding sequence ATGCGAAAACCGGTTGAGGCAACCAGTTTTTCCATTCAATGCAACAGGGAAATTGAACCTCTGGAGCCCGTATGGCGGGCATTGGAGGCTGCTCCCGAGTGCAGTATTCACCAGACTTATGACTGGTGCCGTGGCTGGATCGAAGAGACCGGCGCGACGCCGCTTATCATAACGGCCACCTACACATCCGGCGCACGGTCCGGCGAAACCGCGTTCATCCTGCCGCTATGTATCACACGCAGCGGACCGTTCCGGATTGCCAGATATATCGCAACGCCGTTCAACAACGTGAATTTCGGGGTTTTCTCAACGCATTTCCTCGATGATGCCAATCCGGCCACCATGCTTGCAATCAGGAAGCAGATTGCCCAACTGCCGCTCGGCGTTGACTATGTCTTCCTCGACCGGCAGCCGAGGGCCTGGCATGGATACGTTCACCCGTTTTCCCATTGGCCGCATGTTGAAAATCAGAACCCGACATTCCAGGCAACACTGGATGGAGGCTTTGATGCTGTCCTTTCAAGGGGCAACGCCAAGCGTCGCAGAAAAAAATTTCGCATCTCGGAACGCCGGCTCGATGAGCTGGGCGGATACGACTACATACGAGCGCGCACTCCCGATGAAGCAGGCGATCTGCTGGAGGAGTTCTTCAATCAGAAAGCTGCGCGCTTTGCCTTTATGGGCCTGCCGGACGTCTTCGATGACGCGAAGATCAAATCCTATTTCCGCCGTCTGGCTCAGGAAAGCGTCGGTCAGGACAGAAAAACAATTGAAATGTACGCGATCCGTCTGCGCAACCGCGACGGGTTCTTATGCGCGATAGCGGCTCTGTCGACAAAGGGCCGTGATGTGATTTGCCAGTTCAGTTCCATCGCGATCGGGCCGACAGAAGCGGCAAGTCCGGGTGAGTTGTTATTCTACCTGGTTATTCGCGACGCCTGTGAGTCCGGCGCTCACACTTTCGATTTCGGTGTCGGAGACGAACAGTTCAAACGCTCCTGGTGCGATGTCGAAACAACCCACTATGATACGTTTGTGGCCATCACACCGCTCGGACATATCGGTGCCCTTGCAGCCCGGCTGTCAACCGACATCAAGCGCTTTACCAAGCACCATCCGGCCATCTTCAAGCTTGCCAAGGCGATCCGCCTCTGGGTCACCAACCGCTAG
- a CDS encoding DUF2842 domain-containing protein, with protein MPLRLRKLIGTFALIALVVLYALVATTVATYRLAESPWWVHLIYFAVSGVIWVLPAMWIIRWMERPQGDESN; from the coding sequence ATGCCGCTTCGCCTACGCAAACTCATCGGTACATTTGCCTTGATTGCGCTTGTGGTGCTTTACGCGCTGGTGGCGACGACGGTCGCGACCTACAGGCTGGCGGAGTCACCATGGTGGGTGCATCTTATATATTTTGCCGTCAGCGGCGTAATCTGGGTTTTACCGGCCATGTGGATTATTCGCTGGATGGAACGGCCGCAAGGCGACGAAAGCAATTAA